In Necator americanus strain Aroian chromosome IV, whole genome shotgun sequence, the following proteins share a genomic window:
- a CDS encoding hypothetical protein (NECATOR_CHRIV.G14007.T1): protein MAAAMLPRYCKKVLLLLFSTPSKPNANRSLGVEGQFQARRQFSQAADEWMDSLRALAMDREANIVEFQFNLYSYEEYVNHSHIDAKRENTGHREIQD, encoded by the exons ATGGCGGCGGCTATGTTacccagatattgcaaaaaggtgttgttgttgttgttcagcACACCGTCAAAGCCCAACGCTAATAG GTCACTCGGTGTCGAAGGACAGTTTCAAGCGAGACGCCAATTCTCGCAGGCTGctgacgaatggatggattctttGCGAGCCTTGGCTATGGATCGAGAAG CTAACATAGTGGAATTTCAGTTCAATCTTTATAGTTATGAAGAGTACGTCAATCACTCACATATCGATGCAAAGCGAGAAAACACCGGTCACCGAGAAATTCAAGATTAA
- a CDS encoding hypothetical protein (NECATOR_CHRIV.G14008.T2): MTTISVVMYERVLNEGQIATDIVDAIRSTTDAPLSSCIEAARNCIAVMAPFIQGDSFLRIQEAVNSYTVKVDDCYDYRLLTEMKELLEQIFKEKYELSFSTEQDDDILLKYLQMFASGVTKTDPLVVKYLISMDDFQWMDHLINVYHMDQNNAVRLASLRCIVSLVDVCSDLLTYILNSRLPEIVATQFQSEDSKETPPLHHFEIFDVSMFMKLLNHIQVHPSEIMDFIVNFNGILGDNQRNTIVAALIENPCPFLGQLLVKVVNDQTTGRRLKLLKDIIAQENLYSQLFYRNDLDVLSHILARELINSENKTIRSQCMECISRLAEMGHCDERVREAVENSNFNDDLRSKTLAVIEKNMYSGQNKG; this comes from the exons ATGACTACTATCAGTGTTG TTATGTATGAGCGTGTTCTCAATGAGGGGCAGATTGCAACTGATATTGTTGACGCTATTCGCTCAACCACAGATGCCCCTCTAAGTTCGTGTATAGAAGCAGCAAGGAATTGTATTGCAGTTATGGCACCATTCATCca AGGAGATTCGTTTTTGCGAATTCAAGAGGCAGTGAACTCTTACACTGTAAAAGTCGACGATTGCTATGACTATCGGCTCCTTACGGAGATGAAGGAACTGTTGGAGCagatattcaaagaaaaatatgag CTCAGCTTCTCAACTGAACAGGACGATGACATCCTATTGAAATATCTTCAAATGTTTGCTTCCGGTGTG ACAAAAACGGATCCCCTAGTTGTAAAGTATCTTATTTCGATGGATGATTTCCAATGGATGGACCATCTTATTAATGTATATCACATG GATCAGAATAACGCAGTTAGATTGGCTAGTTTACGTTGCATAGTTTCTCTGGTGGATGTGTGCTCCGATCTACTTACATATATCCTCAACTCACGACTACCAGAAATTGTGGCTACACAGTTTCAATCGGAAGATTCTA AGGAGACACCTCCATTACATCACTTTG AGATCTTCGATGTCTCCATGTTTATGAAATTATTGAACCACATTCAAGTGCATCCCTCTGAAATAATGGATTTCATCGTGAATTTTAATGGGATTTTGGGAGATAACCAGCGAAATACAATTGTTGCGGCTCTTATCGAGAATCCGTGTCCATTCCTGGGACAACTGCTCGTGAAAGTTGTGAACGATCAAACGACTG GGAGACGACTTAAGCTGTTGAAAGACATAATTGCACAAGAAAACTTATACAGCCAACTTTTCTATAGAAACGACCTTGACGTTTTATCGCATATTTTAGCAAGAGAGTTAATAAATTCGGAGAACAAAACG ATCAGATCTCAGTGCATGGAATGCATTTCTCGCCTAGCAGAAATGGGTCACTGCGACGAAAGAGTACGAGAAGCAGTGGAAAATAGCAATTTCAACGATGACTTACGCTCCAAAACGCTAGCCGTTATAGAAAAGAACATGTATAGTGGACAGAATAAAGGTTGA
- a CDS encoding hypothetical protein (NECATOR_CHRIV.G14008.T1) — MYERVLNEGQIATDIVDAIRSTTDAPLSSCIEAARNCIAVMAPFIQGDSFLRIQEAVNSYTVKVDDCYDYRLLTEMKELLEQIFKEKYELSFSTEQDDDILLKYLQMFASGVTKTDPLVVKYLISMDDFQWMDHLINVYHMDQNNAVRLASLRCIVSLVDVCSDLLTYILNSRLPEIVATQFQSEDSSLSELELTAIKLLTKIYSTEETPPLHHFEIFDVSMFMKLLNHIQVHPSEIMDFIVNFNGILGDNQRNTIVAALIENPCPFLGQLLVKVVNDQTTGRRLKLLKDIIAQENLYSQLFYRNDLDVLSHILARELINSENKTIRSQCMECISRLAEMGHCDERVREAVENSNFNDDLRSKTLAVIEKNMYSGQNKG, encoded by the exons ATGTATGAGCGTGTTCTCAATGAGGGGCAGATTGCAACTGATATTGTTGACGCTATTCGCTCAACCACAGATGCCCCTCTAAGTTCGTGTATAGAAGCAGCAAGGAATTGTATTGCAGTTATGGCACCATTCATCca AGGAGATTCGTTTTTGCGAATTCAAGAGGCAGTGAACTCTTACACTGTAAAAGTCGACGATTGCTATGACTATCGGCTCCTTACGGAGATGAAGGAACTGTTGGAGCagatattcaaagaaaaatatgag CTCAGCTTCTCAACTGAACAGGACGATGACATCCTATTGAAATATCTTCAAATGTTTGCTTCCGGTGTG ACAAAAACGGATCCCCTAGTTGTAAAGTATCTTATTTCGATGGATGATTTCCAATGGATGGACCATCTTATTAATGTATATCACATG GATCAGAATAACGCAGTTAGATTGGCTAGTTTACGTTGCATAGTTTCTCTGGTGGATGTGTGCTCCGATCTACTTACATATATCCTCAACTCACGACTACCAGAAATTGTGGCTACACAGTTTCAATCGGAAGATTCTAGTTTGTCAGAGTTAGAATTAACAGCAATAAAGCTACTGACTAAAATATATTCTACAGAGGAGACACCTCCATTACATCACTTTG AGATCTTCGATGTCTCCATGTTTATGAAATTATTGAACCACATTCAAGTGCATCCCTCTGAAATAATGGATTTCATCGTGAATTTTAATGGGATTTTGGGAGATAACCAGCGAAATACAATTGTTGCGGCTCTTATCGAGAATCCGTGTCCATTCCTGGGACAACTGCTCGTGAAAGTTGTGAACGATCAAACGACTG GGAGACGACTTAAGCTGTTGAAAGACATAATTGCACAAGAAAACTTATACAGCCAACTTTTCTATAGAAACGACCTTGACGTTTTATCGCATATTTTAGCAAGAGAGTTAATAAATTCGGAGAACAAAACG ATCAGATCTCAGTGCATGGAATGCATTTCTCGCCTAGCAGAAATGGGTCACTGCGACGAAAGAGTACGAGAAGCAGTGGAAAATAGCAATTTCAACGATGACTTACGCTCCAAAACGCTAGCCGTTATAGAAAAGAACATGTATAGTGGACAGAATAAAGGTTGA
- a CDS encoding hypothetical protein (NECATOR_CHRIV.G14009.T2): MFRFTVRLATGACVAATMFDVIGHPAVVTGASMSPTLEGSDARWWHRDLVWLTPWGVQKPHTGDVITFVSPREPDKVHIKRVTAVEGDIVRPKHRNELLLVPKGCCWMESDNPVNANDSNIYGPVSRGLMKNRATHVIWPPSRWQRL, translated from the exons ATGTTTCGCTTCACTGTGCGGTTAGCTACAGGTGCTTGCGTTGCTGCTACGATGTTCGATGTGATTGGTCATCCAGCTGTCGTAACTGGAGCTTCTATGTCACCGACACTAGAAGGATCAGATGCTCGATGGTGGCATAGGGACCTTGTCTGGCTCACTCCATGGGGTGTACAAAAACCCCATACTGGAGACGTTATTACATTTGT TTCACCACGGGAGCCCGACAAAGTTCACATAAAACGTGTGACAGCAGTGGAGGGGGATATAGTAAG GCCAAAACACAGAAACGAGCTACTACTGGTCCCTAAAGGTTGCTGTTGGATGGAGAGCGATAACCCTGTGAACGCCAATGACAGCAATATATATGGCCCC GTAAGTCGTGGGCTGATGAAGAATCGTGCAACGCACGTGATATGGCCGCCGAGTAGATGGCAAAGATTATGA
- a CDS encoding hypothetical protein (NECATOR_CHRIV.G14009.T1): MMLHHVYFNSESFEVSKLANNHRMFRFTVRLATGACVAATMFDVIGHPAVVTGASMSPTLEGSDARWWHRDLVWLTPWGVQKPHTGDVITFVSPREPDKVHIKRVTAVEGDIVRPKHRNELLLVPKGCCWMESDNPVNANDSNIYGPVSRGLMKNRATHVIWPPSRWQRL; encoded by the exons atgatGCTTCACCACgtctacttcaattcagaatcgtttgag GTCTCCAAGCTAGCGAACAACCACAGGATGTTTCGCTTCACTGTGCGGTTAGCTACAGGTGCTTGCGTTGCTGCTACGATGTTCGATGTGATTGGTCATCCAGCTGTCGTAACTGGAGCTTCTATGTCACCGACACTAGAAGGATCAGATGCTCGATGGTGGCATAGGGACCTTGTCTGGCTCACTCCATGGGGTGTACAAAAACCCCATACTGGAGACGTTATTACATTTGT TTCACCACGGGAGCCCGACAAAGTTCACATAAAACGTGTGACAGCAGTGGAGGGGGATATAGTAAG GCCAAAACACAGAAACGAGCTACTACTGGTCCCTAAAGGTTGCTGTTGGATGGAGAGCGATAACCCTGTGAACGCCAATGACAGCAATATATATGGCCCC GTAAGTCGTGGGCTGATGAAGAATCGTGCAACGCACGTGATATGGCCGCCGAGTAGATGGCAAAGATTATGA